In Phycisphaerae bacterium RAS1, the genomic window GCTACATTCCGTATTACTCGACGTTCAAGCAGCGCCTGGCGCCGGGCGGTCAGAAGCTGGATCCGGCGGCGTACATCAAGCTTTCCGACCGCTCGCGGACGCGGGAGGCGGTGCTGTTCGCTCTTCGCCCGGCCGAAGCCGAATTTACGCCCGGCGCGCCGGTGGAGTTTCGCTGGGCCGAGTCGGCCGAGCAGCGCGAGAAGATGCTCGCGCCGCTGGCCGGGGCCGCGGAACTGGAGATCGAGCTGCGCGATCCGCCGCTGAAGAAAGTGGTTCCGATCGACGTCGGCCAGGTAATCAAGCTGGACGACGCCGGCTACGAGCTGAAAATCGCTGATCTGAGTCCTTCCTGGCCGCTGATGACCCCCGGCTATGAGAACGCGCGCTCGCCGATGGCCTCGGTCGACGTGGTCGCGCCCGGCAAGAAGTACAACCGCACGGTGATTCAGCGTTACCCGGAGCTCTCGCAGGACATCGACGAGACCGGCAAGCGGCACAAGGACGGTCCGTACGATCCGAACCTGGTTTTGCGCTATCGCAGCGCCGCCACGGCCCGCATTCTGATTGTCGCGGGACCTGAGTTGGAGCCGGAAATGGGCCTGTTTGCCACGGACGGCGCCGTTGAGCGGTTCAAGCTGGCGGTCGGCGTGCCGCAGACCATCGGCCCGCCGTCGGCCGGCATCCGGCTGGAACTGGCGGCGTACGAAACGAAGCCGCGCGTGTTGGAGCAGCCCGTGGTCGAGGCGCTGGAGCGCCGCCGCCCCGGCTTTCTGCGCGAGGTTTCGGCCGTCCGCATGGAGCTTCGCAGCCGGGATGGCTCGTGGCGCGAGACGCGCTGGTGCACGTTCAGCGCCTACCCCGACGTGAATCCGCAGCTCCCGCGCGATTCGCACCTCGACGCCACGCCCATCAGCGTGCGGCTGCCGGACGGACAGACGTGGGAGATCGTCTATTCCCGGCTGAAACGGGACCTGGGCGCCACGCTGATCCCCGGCCGGCTGAGCACGATCTTCTTCCCGGGCAAACGGGCGGTCGAATCGTGGCGCAGCGACTTCTTCGTCGAAGACGACGGCGGCGAGCAGCTTCGCCATGGCCGCGTCTTCACGAACAACACATTCACCGCCGGCGGATGGACGCTCTTCCAGAGCGGCGCCGCCCGCGATCACTGGGGGTACACGATTCTGGGCGTCGGCAATCGCCGCGGAATCTGGCCGATGGTGCTGGGCTGCATCCTGATCCCGCTGGGCAGCATGTACGCCTTTTACGTGAAGCCATGGCTCATCCGCCGACGGCAGCAGGCAGCATCAGCCGCCGCCGGCCGCTTGCCGGCCGATCATGGCGGACGAGCTTCGAAGAGACATCAACTGGTGGAAAGCCGATGAATACGACATTCGCATTTCAGAACGCGAAGCGCAAGCGAGCGCGGCAGGCGGAAGCGACAAGCCGGCGGACCCGTGCATCAGGCGCGCTTGCTGGGCGTTCGGACACGGTCGGCGTGGTGCTGCGGCGTGCTTTCGCTGCCGTCGCCCTGATCGCGACAATCGCGGTCGCTCGCGCCGATGAGCCCTTCGCCGCCTCGCACGACGCCGCGGCGTTTGAGAAGCAGGTGGACTGGTCCAGCGTGCGGCTGCTCGCGGTTCAGGACGGCGGCCGCTACAAGACGCTCGACTCCTTCGCGCGTGAGACGATCTCGAAGATGTACGGCGAGGAGAGCTTTCCCGGCCTATCGCCCCTGGCGACGCTGATGGAGTGGCTCTTCAACCGCGACGCCTACATCGACACGCCGGTCATCAAGGTCAAGGACATGGGGCTGCGGATTCACTTCACCGCTCACATGCCCGAGGCAGCGCGGCAGCGAATCCGGCAGACCGGTCTGATGACGCCGCGCGAGTTCAACGATGCGACTGTGCAGCAGCGGATCGACGAGCTGGAGCCGAAGTTCGCGATGAACAAGGCCATCGGCCGGGTGCGCGAGGCGCAGGCCATCGCGGAAATGATGGACCGATTCATCTGCCTGGTTCCCGGGGCGGGGCGCGATCCGAAGGACCCGTGGTACCCGCCGACGCAGCTCGCGGCCAACGTCGCACCGCTCTTGGGCGACAAGTCGGTGAATGCCGACGCCGTCGCGCAGCAGGTGGGCGGGGAGGTCCCGGGCTATGGGCCGGAGCAGGCGCTGAAGGCGTTCATGCCGTGGGTGGCGCTGCGCGAGGCATGGCAACAGCGCGACGCCAAACGAACGAACGAAAAGCTGGCCCAGCTCGCCGATGTGCTGCCGTCACTGGCGGCGGCGGGCGTCTATCCGAGCCTCGATCAGCGCCGGGCGGAATTCACCTACTACAAGTATGGCAAGTTCACCTGGGGCTACTGGTTCTACATGGCCGGGCTGATCGCCGGGGTGTGGGCGCTGGTGACGCGCTGGCGCACGCCGCATGTCATGTCCATGCTGCTGCTGCTGGCCGGCATGACGGTGCACGCCTTTGGCATCGGGCTGCGCTGGTACATCCTGGGCCGCATTCCGGTCGCGAACATGTTTGAGGCGCTGGTCTCGTCGGCCTGGGTGGGCGTGGCGCTGGCGTTTTTGTGCGAGCTGATCTTCCGCTCGCGCGTCTTCGCCATCGGCGCCCACGCGACCGGGTTCCTCTCGCTGATCCTGGTGAGCTACATTCTGCCCGGCGGCGGAACGATTACGACCATCATGGGCATCCTCGACGACGTGATGCTCCGCATTCACACGGTGCTGATCATCTCTTCCTACTCGCTCATCTTCCTCGCGTCGGTGATCGCCGTGATATACCTGTTCGGCTACTACTTCGTCACCAACCCGGTCCGCTCGACCGAGGCCGGGCTGACGGTGGCGCTGGGCGGCGTCATTCTGCTGGTCGCGTCGTTGCCTCTGGTGCCCAGCCTGGCGGCGTACGTCGTGCATGCCGGCAGCGAATCCGCGTGGACCCATCAACCCTGGACGTTCGCCGTGTTCGGCTGGATCGCGGCTCTCGCGGCGGCAAGCTTGTCGCTCGTGCCGGTCGTGCCGCGCCCGCTGCAGTCGGTGACGGCCGTCTCACTGTTGTCGTTGATCGTCGTCGCCTCGACGCTGGCGTTTCTGCCGCGCGGCTTCGCAGTCGGGTTGGGCTGGACGATGGCGCTGGGCGGGTTCCTGTGGGGCGTCGCGACCGCGCTGGGTGTGGCGCTGCGGCCGTCGCGGGCTGCGGAGTCCGCGCTGGCCGTGTCCGCCGTGCCTGCCGGCGGTGCGGCGGTGCTGCTGCGGCCGATTCTGGCGGGCGGCGCTCCCGGCGACGAGCGCAGCCGGCGCGAGATGCCGTCGTGGCTGCATCACTTTGATTGGAGCCACCTGATCATCCTGAACCTCGTCTTCGTGATGCTGTTTGTCGGCATCATTCTGGGCGCGGTCTGGGCCGATTACTCGTGGGGCCGTCCGTGGGGCTGGGACCCCAAGGAAGTCTTCGCGATGAATACGTGGATCATCTACGCGATTCTGATCCATACGCGGTTTGTCGCCAAGAGCCGCGGCGTCTGGACGGCGTGGTGCTCGGTGATCGGCTGCCTGATGATGGTGTTCAACTGGTGCGTCGTGAACTTCTACATCGTGGGGTTGCACAGCTACGCGTAGCCAAGCTGAACGGCCAGCGAGCGAGGCGCATCGCGCGAGCCGTGCGAGTGCGCGTCGCGCCGTGCAAACCGGGTTTCCTGCATCGCTGCGGTCTTTGAGCGCCGCGCTGGCCGCCCTTTCCGTGGTGCTGCCGGGCGAAGCGCAACAGCCGGCGCGCGCGCCGACATGGGTCTTCCAAAGTGACGCCGCCATTGAATGGTGCCGGCTCGCCGGGGCGGATCGTTCCACGGTCGTGCTCGCCACGCAGCGCGGCGATGTTCACGTCCTGCGTGCCTCAGACGGCACGTCGATCGCCGGATCGCCGCTGCGTTTTTCGCCCGGCGTCCGTGTGGCGGCCGGGGAGTCGCCGGATTCGGCCGCGCCGACGGCCGCCTCTCAGCCGGGCCTTGGTTCAATGGCGTTTTTCGAGCGGGCGTCACTGACGCTGGCCGAAGTGCGGCCGCTGTTCCGCGAGCGCTGGCGCACTGAGCTGGGCCCGGTCCTCCCGCACGACAACTGCGGCCCGCTCCGCAAACCGGACGATGATCCCGAGTTCCTGCCGCGCCTCGCCGCCGTGAGCGCGGAAGCCGGCGGAGTCCTCGCCCTGGCGGAGGACGGCCGGCTGGTCGAGATCGACGCCGCCACCGGGAAAACCCGCTGGACCGCGCAGCTTCCGCGGCTGTCGGGCGCGGCGCTGACGGCCGATCCGAGCGCCGTGGCCGCCACGGGACGCGCCGGCGGCGGCGCGACCATTCGTGTCTACGACCGTCGCGACGGCGCGGCGCGCTTGGCGAAGGACCTGCAGGACTCCGAGCGCATTGAGTGGACCGGAATGATCGACGGCGAACTGATCGCGGTAACGAGCGGCTCAGTTCTGGCGATTCGCGGCGGCGACGTGCGGCAATTCGATCGCCCATCGAGCGCCGGGCGGACGTGGATCGACGTGCACCGGCCGAAAAAGCCCGATGGTGGTGCGGCGGCGCCGCGGTTGATCTTCTGCGACGGCCGGCGACTGAGCGCCGTGGAGGTCTCGACCGGGCGCGCGGTCTGGGCGACCGCGTTGCCCATCGAGCGCGGCACGTTCGAGGCACTGCTCGTGCGATCCGACCATGTCCTGGTTCGCAGCCCCGGCGCGATCGCGGTGCTGGACGCGTCCTCAGGCGAGCAGCGTCTCTACACTGTGTCAGCGTCGGCGGCGCGATTCCTGGATGCCGACTGCGGCCCGGAAGTCGTTCGGGCGGCCTCGGCCGACGAGAAGGGGGTGCTTCACTGCGGAATTCTCGGAATCAGTGAGCGAGCGCCCCCTGCCGCGCGGTGGATCACGTTGGCCGACGCGACGCGAGAATCGCCGCAGTTTGTGTGGGGTGAGCGGTTCGTGCTGATCGTGTCGCGAAATGCCGTTGAGCGATTCGAACTCGACCGGTAGCGTCGATCGTGTCTCAGTTTGGGGGACCGGCCTCCGGCCGGTCTTCACAAAGCCCGAGCTTCAACGGCAGACCGGCCGGAGGCCGGTCCCCCGACTATTCAACCCGAGACACTACCGCAGCGCCGGCGTCGCCGCCGCTTCCATTTCCAGCAGCCGCTGCTTGAACGCCACACCACCGGTTCCGCTGTAGCCGCCCAGCGATCCGTCGCTGCGCAGCACGCGGTGGCAGGGCACGACGAGCGGAATCGGATTGTTGCTCATGGCCATGCCGACCGCGCGCGCCCCGCCCGGCCGGCCGACGCGCTGCGCCAACTCGCCGTAGCTGCACGTCTGGCCGTAGCCCAGGCGCCGGCAGGCGTTCCACACGTCGGACTCGAAGTCGTGATAGCCGCGCCAGTCGAGAGGCACGTCAAACTCAACCGGCTCGCCGCTGAAGTAGCGGAGCAGTTGATCCGCGAGCTGCGGCAGCAGCTCCGCGTTCTCCGTGGCCGTCGGGAATTCGTCGCGGATGATCGCCCGACACCGGGCGGCGGACTTCTCCGGCAGGACAAGCCGCCGCAAACCACGATCAGTGACCACAATCCCCACCATCCCCTCGCGCGTCTCGACGACACGATAGTTCACCATGGTCGATACTCTCCGGGCGCCAGGGCAGAATCGCCGCGCATCAACTTACAAGTTCACGCCCCGCGATGGAAGCGAATTGCGCGGTCGAGCATTTTTTTCTTTTGGAGGCGGACCGTCATCAGGCGACGATGCGCATGCCGACGCGCTGGACCTCGCTGCGAAAAGCGGCGTCGTCCAGCGCCAGAAAGTCGACGTACTCGTCGTCGCCCAGCGCGGCGTGAATCTGATCGCCGACCGACTGGAAAACCGCCTGGCGCTCCGGCTCGGAGCGCGTCCGCATGCAGAAACCGGCCGCCAGCGACCAGTGGCTGCCACCGACCGCCAGCCTAAAGAGGAAGATCGTCTCGACCGCCGCGTTGCGGCGCAGCGCCGCGCGAAACGCCGCCAGCAGCGCATCCGCCGGCGGCGCCGCCAGCGGCGCGACGGCGACCCGCCCGCCGGCGGCGAGCAGCGCCTGCGTGCCGTGCTCGCCCTCGGCCAAAGGCAGCATGCCCTGCGCCAGCATGGAGAACTCGCGTCGCGACAGGTCGCCGCCATCCGGGCCGGCGATATTCAGCACGACCGCGTCGAAATCATTCTGGACGGCGATCGAAAAGAGCGCGCCGGCCGCGAGCGATAGGTGGTCCGCCGCACTGCGCCAGGCGTGCAGCGCCGCAACGTCTGTAAACGCGAGCATGGCGCGCTGCCCGGCGTCATTCTCAACCGTGACCAGGGGAATCGGCTCGCCCTCCGGCAGCGTCGCCGCGCCGGATTCGTCGCGAGGGCAATCGAACGGACGGCTGGTCGGGACGAGCAGGTTGGCGCCCAGCAGCGCCTGGTAGAAGGCCGCCCGGTTCGCGGGCGAGTCGTCGCCGCTGAGGGCTCTCATTCGGGCCAGCAACTCGCCCCCGGGTGCACCGCCCGCGTTGCCCTGAAGTCGATCGAGCAGACTCATCGTGTCCGTCCTGTCGCGGCTCGACGCCTCCGTTGGCCCGGACAATGTCCGCCGACTTGTGCGTCAACGGATAGCTTTCGTTATGCCGGGTTTTGTCGCAAGTGGGGCCGGAAAAATCCGGCCTGCCGCCGCGGGTGCGGCTCCGGTCAGAACCCCGCACGGAAGTGCGGGGGAAGCGCGGGACCCGCTCGCCCGCCACTTCCGTGGCGGGTTCTGATAGGGGCTCTCAGCCACTTGTGCATTCCTGTCATCCCGTCCGATCCATCTTGCCCGCCCGTTCGACCGCTGCATACACTCCGTCCGGCGATTACCAGGAGCCTCTCATGCGACGTGCTCTTTCGACTGCCTTCGGACTCGCGTTGGTTGCGCCCGCCGCGCCTCTCCACGCCGACGACAACGCCGCCGGAAGACCGCACTGGCCGCAATTCCGCGGCCCGCAGGCGCGCGGCGTATGCGAATCGTGCAAGACGCCTGCGACGTGGAATATTGAGACCGGTGAGAACATCGCCTGGAAGTCGCCGCTGCCGGGCCTGGGCCTGTCCAGTCCGATCGTCTGGGGAGATCGCGTCTTCGTCACCACGGCCGTCAAACCCGAAGACGCTGCGTCCAAGCTGAAGGTCGGCCTTTACGGCGATATTCAGCCGATCAACGAACCGATCGAGCACAGTTATCGCGTCATCTGCCTTGATAGGAACACCGGCAGGGTGCTCTGGGACAAGGAAGCGGCCCGCGGCGTGCCGAAAATCAAGCGTCATCCCAAGGCCAGCCACGCCAACTCCACGCCCGTCACCGACGGCCGCCATGTGGTGGCCATGTTCGGGGCTGAGGGGCTGTACTGCTTCGACATGAGCGGCGAGCTGAAATGGAAGAAGGACTTCGGCCCGATCGATTCCGGCTTTTTCATGGTGAAGAGCGCGCAGTGGGGCTTCGGCAGCTCACCCGTGATTCACGACGGCCGGCTGCTGCTGCAGTGCGACGTGCAGGAAGGCTCGTTCCTGGCCGCGTACGACATCAACGACGGCCGCGAGCTGTGGAAGACGCCGCGGGCGGACGTGCCAACC contains:
- the ccsA gene encoding Cytochrome c biogenesis protein CcsA, which encodes MNTTFAFQNAKRKRARQAEATSRRTRASGALAGRSDTVGVVLRRAFAAVALIATIAVARADEPFAASHDAAAFEKQVDWSSVRLLAVQDGGRYKTLDSFARETISKMYGEESFPGLSPLATLMEWLFNRDAYIDTPVIKVKDMGLRIHFTAHMPEAARQRIRQTGLMTPREFNDATVQQRIDELEPKFAMNKAIGRVREAQAIAEMMDRFICLVPGAGRDPKDPWYPPTQLAANVAPLLGDKSVNADAVAQQVGGEVPGYGPEQALKAFMPWVALREAWQQRDAKRTNEKLAQLADVLPSLAAAGVYPSLDQRRAEFTYYKYGKFTWGYWFYMAGLIAGVWALVTRWRTPHVMSMLLLLAGMTVHAFGIGLRWYILGRIPVANMFEALVSSAWVGVALAFLCELIFRSRVFAIGAHATGFLSLILVSYILPGGGTITTIMGILDDVMLRIHTVLIISSYSLIFLASVIAVIYLFGYYFVTNPVRSTEAGLTVALGGVILLVASLPLVPSLAAYVVHAGSESAWTHQPWTFAVFGWIAALAAASLSLVPVVPRPLQSVTAVSLLSLIVVASTLAFLPRGFAVGLGWTMALGGFLWGVATALGVALRPSRAAESALAVSAVPAGGAAVLLRPILAGGAPGDERSRREMPSWLHHFDWSHLIILNLVFVMLFVGIILGAVWADYSWGRPWGWDPKEVFAMNTWIIYAILIHTRFVAKSRGVWTAWCSVIGCLMMVFNWCVVNFYIVGLHSYA
- a CDS encoding PQQ enzyme repeat protein, with product MQTGFPASLRSLSAALAALSVVLPGEAQQPARAPTWVFQSDAAIEWCRLAGADRSTVVLATQRGDVHVLRASDGTSIAGSPLRFSPGVRVAAGESPDSAAPTAASQPGLGSMAFFERASLTLAEVRPLFRERWRTELGPVLPHDNCGPLRKPDDDPEFLPRLAAVSAEAGGVLALAEDGRLVEIDAATGKTRWTAQLPRLSGAALTADPSAVAATGRAGGGATIRVYDRRDGAARLAKDLQDSERIEWTGMIDGELIAVTSGSVLAIRGGDVRQFDRPSSAGRTWIDVHRPKKPDGGAAAPRLIFCDGRRLSAVEVSTGRAVWATALPIERGTFEALLVRSDHVLVRSPGAIAVLDASSGEQRLYTVSASAARFLDADCGPEVVRAASADEKGVLHCGILGISERAPPAARWITLADATRESPQFVWGERFVLIVSRNAVERFELDR
- the ogt gene encoding Methylated-DNA--protein-cysteine methyltransferase, giving the protein MVNYRVVETREGMVGIVVTDRGLRRLVLPEKSAARCRAIIRDEFPTATENAELLPQLADQLLRYFSGEPVEFDVPLDWRGYHDFESDVWNACRRLGYGQTCSYGELAQRVGRPGGARAVGMAMSNNPIPLVVPCHRVLRSDGSLGGYSGTGGVAFKQRLLEMEAAATPALR
- a CDS encoding outer membrane biogenesis protein BamB — its product is MRRALSTAFGLALVAPAAPLHADDNAAGRPHWPQFRGPQARGVCESCKTPATWNIETGENIAWKSPLPGLGLSSPIVWGDRVFVTTAVKPEDAASKLKVGLYGDIQPINEPIEHSYRVICLDRNTGRVLWDKEAARGVPKIKRHPKASHANSTPVTDGRHVVAMFGAEGLYCFDMSGELKWKKDFGPIDSGFFMVKSAQWGFGSSPVIHDGRLLLQCDVQEGSFLAAYDINDGRELWKTPRADVPTWSSPTVLVGKDRTQVICNGWKHIGGYDLGDGSEIWKMTGGGDIPVPTPILAGGLIFITSAHGSMAPIYAIRPGATGDITPKGQDEKGEHIAWWKERRGNYMQTPLCYGDLLYFCMDNGMLSVYGLEKGEQIYRERIGEGNTGFTASIVAADDKLYVSAEVGEVFVVKTGVEYDLLGKNTFGESIMATPAISENMILFRTEKQLVAVRGKS